In the genome of Onychostoma macrolepis isolate SWU-2019 chromosome 10, ASM1243209v1, whole genome shotgun sequence, the window ATGTGCAACCAAGTGAAGATCGGTCAATGAATGAGACATAGAGGTGCATGTTTGTCAAGTATTCtctttaattttaacaaaacatcAGCTTTCTAAAGGTCCCTTTTCCATCCGAGAGAGAGGCAACTATCGCCCTGCAGTCTCTATCTCCTGATCCTGAGCCCAGGAAAGGAGGAATCACTAAAAACCTGGATTTATCAGGACAAACACTGTCTGTGTGAGTTGTACCGTATGAACGATCACCTAAAAAAGTCTAGCGTTTAAAATAGTTGTCCTAATTTAGATTTAGGTCGACACACTTTGCCACACTGGTCTAATTACCCGATTCCCCCAAACCCAAATGTCATCACATGTAACATTTGTGATAGatataatattaattcattaaaaaaagatatgtgtgtgttttgttgttgaaattaatggaatatttttactatacacaataaatgtctttataggAGATGGACTGCAGATGAAGCCCGTATTCTTCGTGTTTCTGTAAGTTCATTCTTGGACCATTTGTCTCTAGTGATGGAAACTATGGATGCATTTGGACCGCCTGTTTCACAGT includes:
- the LOC131548119 gene encoding L antigen family member 3-like, whose protein sequence is MAACMSENGSERKLEFFLKVPFPSEREATIALQSLSPDPEPRKGGITKNLDLSGQTLSVRWTADEARILRVSVSSFLDHLSLVMETMDAFGPPVSQ